The following proteins are co-located in the Lagenorhynchus albirostris chromosome 2, mLagAlb1.1, whole genome shotgun sequence genome:
- the FCRL4 gene encoding Fc receptor-like protein 4, producing the protein MLLRTPEQTSMLLWASLLVLAPPVSGPLATVPKSMISLQPPWTTVFRGERVNLTCNGFHFYAPEKIKWYRWYSGRQRPSETQGNTLEVRDSGQYICQAPGSLPSNPVRLLFSTASFILQAPHSVFEGDELILRCRKRGREKLTAVRYFWNRKLISDSNKSLDLLISQASLNNSGCYQCTGSLENNRVLRTSLTNIRIQELFPRPKLKATDSQPTEGNSVNLSCKTQLPLERSDTRLRFVFFRDHGVILSNWSASPELQVTAIWREDSGSYWCGAMTSGIHKRSLPLQIDVQRIPVSGVFLETQPQGDLVVEGEILVLVCSVAEGTGNTTFSWHREDTRESLGQKSQRSQRAELEIPVTRESHAGGYYCTADNGYGLIQSEAVNVSVRSTPGKRRGLVAAGTTGGIFSVLLAVALLFYCWHQRRLGDGSLGDTTRRPLTLGPGVSFHPMCPAPVELQQLHGNEHPKERDLVYSQIQIIQPGEEGEGNTFRTSLEDQHASIVYSEVKTQLRDDSAGKVGSKDEDIMENYKDVLLM; encoded by the exons CTACTGTACCCAAATCCATGATTTCCCTCCAGCCTCCGTGGACCACTGTCTTCCGTGGAGAGAGAGTGAATCTGACTTGCAATGGATTTCACTTCTATGcaccagagaaaataaaatggtaccGTTGGTACTCTGGAAGACAACGTCCAAGTGAAACCCAAGGAAACACCCTCGAGGTTCGTGATTCTGGACAGTACATTTGCCAGGCCCCAGGCTCACTCCCGAGTAACCCTGTGCGCTTGCTTTTTTCTACAG CCTCCTTCATCCTCCAGGCCCCACATTCTGTGTTTGAAGGTGACGAGTTGATTCTGAGATGCcggaaaagggggagagagaaactgACTGCTGTGAGGTACTTTTGGAATAGAAAACTTATTTCTGATTCTAATAAAAGCTTGGATCTTCTGATATCACAAGCAAGTTTAAACAACAGTGGCTGTTACCAATGCACTGGATCCTTGGAAAACAATCGTGTATTGAGAACAAGTCTCACAAATATTCGAATTCAAG AGCTGTTTCCACGTCCAAAGCTGAAAGCCACAGACTCCCAGCCTACAGAGGGGAATTCTGTAAACCTGAGCTGTAAAACACAGCTTCCTCTAGAGCGGTCAGACACTCGGCTTCGCTTTGTCTTCTTCAGAGACCATGGGGTCATCCTCTCAAACTGGAGCGCGTCCCCAGAACTCCAGGTCACAGCCATCTGGAGAGAAGACTCAGGATCATACTGGTGTGGGGCCATGACCAGCGGCATCCACAAACGCAGCCTTCCACTTCAGATTGACGTGCAGA GAATCCCCGTGTCTGGAGTGTTCCTGGAGACCCAGCCCCAGGGGGACCTGGTGGTTGAAGGGGAGATACTTGTCCTTGTCTGCTCTGTGGCTGAGGGCACGGGGAACACCACGTTCTCCTGGCACAGAGAGGACACAAGGGAGAGTCTGGGGCAGAAAAGTCAGCGCTCCCAGAGAGCAGAGCTGGAGATCCCTGTTACCAGGGAGAGCCACGCAGGGGGCTACTACTGCACAGCTGACAATGGCTACGGCCTCATCCAGAGCGAGGCGGTGAACGTCTCTGTGAGAA GCACCCCAGGGAAAAGAAGAGGCCTTGTTGCTGCAGGAACCACTGGGGGGATATTCAGCGTTCTCCTGGCTGTGGCCCTGCTGTTTTACTGCTGGCACCAGAGGAGACTAG GAGACGGTTCTCTGGGAGACACAACCAG GAGACCCCTGACCCTAGGCCCAGGAGTGTCCTTCCATCCCATGTGCCCTGCCCCAGTGGAGCTGCAGCAGTTGCATGGCAATG AGCACCCCAAAGAAAGAGACCTGGTATATTCTCAGATCCAGATTATTCAGCctggggaagaaggagaag GAAATACCTTCAGAACATCTCTAGAGGACCAG CATGCCTCAATTGTCTACTCTGAGGTGAAGACACAGCTCCGAGATGATTCAGCTGGAAAGGTCGGCTCTAAAGATGAAGATATCATGGAAAATTACAAGGATGTCCTACTCATGTGA